In one window of Pseudoalteromonas sp. GCY DNA:
- a CDS encoding GH92 family glycosyl hydrolase produces the protein MRAKTWALAVTQSALLSATVHATESNTQWVDTFIGTGGDGHTFPGAVVPFGMVQLSPDTDNPMRGVSPQPEIYKRCAGYHYDDHTIVGFSHTHFSGTGHSDLGDLLIMPMTGEVKLDAGTAENPDIGYRSRFTHDQEWSEPGYYGVDLLDYGVKAEVTATTRVGMHKYSFNKAKQGHVLLDLTSAIYNFENKVIWSDIRKINDTTLVAYRATNGWARNRQMYFAIEFSKPIDDYQFYNLDNNRYRCMNCLGKDSKHSTIENTAVKMTAGKAVKFVASFDNLDEAPLLVKVGLSAVSRKNALENLKTEVPNWDFDNVRANAKSQWANYLDKVDVEGTKAQKRQFYTALYHALQAPNIYQDVNGQYRGVDGEIHDGKGFEHYTLFSLWDTYRALHPLLTYIDPDRVSGMIQSMLVHYQQSYEKMLPIWSFHAHETWTMIGYHAVSVIADAYLKGIRDYDIDLAVEAIENTANNPVYDAIPEYKKFGYVPMDVLPESISITLEYAYDDFAIAKMYEAMGNTSKAKDYYRRAMSYKNVFNKETGYMQGLDSKGNWDPEFDPFEAKYMGPYTEGNAKQYSFYVPHDVAGLIELMGGDDEFEARLDALFDTHLSEEMIKEHEDIAGLIGNYAHGNEPSHHIAYLYNYAGKPWRTQERIRQIMDTLSSDKPDGLAGNDDVGQMSAWYIFSAMGFYPVAPGDLSYAIGAPQVPEVTLKLANGKAFKTLAKGFSDKNKYIKSVKLNGKPLDRSYITHNDIMNGGTLEYQMSSKPNKAWGQSKTQRPPSLSEYK, from the coding sequence ATGCGAGCTAAAACTTGGGCGTTGGCAGTCACACAAAGTGCGTTGTTAAGCGCAACAGTTCACGCCACTGAATCAAATACACAGTGGGTCGATACCTTCATTGGTACTGGCGGTGATGGCCACACCTTCCCAGGCGCAGTCGTGCCATTTGGTATGGTGCAATTAAGCCCAGATACAGATAACCCCATGCGCGGTGTTTCCCCTCAACCAGAAATCTACAAGCGCTGCGCTGGTTATCACTATGACGACCATACTATTGTTGGTTTCTCCCACACGCATTTCTCTGGCACTGGCCACTCAGATCTTGGCGATTTACTGATCATGCCAATGACAGGCGAGGTAAAGCTTGATGCTGGTACCGCTGAAAATCCAGACATAGGTTATCGCTCGCGCTTTACTCATGACCAGGAATGGTCTGAACCTGGCTATTACGGTGTTGACTTACTCGACTATGGAGTTAAAGCCGAAGTCACAGCAACCACGCGAGTGGGTATGCATAAATACAGCTTCAACAAAGCAAAACAAGGCCATGTATTACTTGATTTGACCTCAGCAATCTATAACTTTGAGAACAAAGTGATTTGGAGCGACATCCGCAAAATAAACGACACCACGCTCGTTGCTTACCGCGCTACTAATGGCTGGGCGCGTAACCGCCAAATGTATTTTGCCATCGAATTCTCAAAACCCATTGATGACTATCAGTTTTATAATCTAGACAACAATCGTTATCGTTGTATGAATTGCTTAGGAAAAGACAGCAAACACTCTACGATTGAGAATACCGCAGTGAAAATGACAGCAGGTAAAGCCGTAAAGTTTGTCGCAAGTTTTGATAATCTAGATGAAGCGCCGCTGTTGGTTAAGGTTGGACTTTCCGCAGTTAGCCGCAAGAATGCATTAGAGAATCTAAAGACTGAAGTACCAAATTGGGATTTTGATAACGTTAGAGCAAATGCCAAGTCACAATGGGCGAATTACCTAGATAAAGTCGACGTGGAAGGCACAAAAGCGCAAAAACGTCAGTTCTACACTGCGCTTTATCACGCGCTACAAGCACCAAATATCTACCAAGATGTCAACGGTCAGTATCGAGGCGTTGATGGTGAAATTCATGACGGCAAAGGTTTTGAGCACTATACCTTATTCTCGTTGTGGGATACCTATCGTGCATTACATCCATTACTCACTTATATCGACCCAGACCGCGTATCCGGCATGATCCAATCTATGCTGGTACATTATCAGCAAAGCTATGAAAAAATGTTACCTATTTGGTCGTTCCATGCCCACGAGACATGGACCATGATTGGTTATCATGCGGTTTCAGTCATTGCTGATGCATATTTAAAGGGGATCAGAGATTACGATATTGATTTAGCAGTAGAAGCAATTGAAAACACGGCTAACAACCCAGTGTATGACGCCATCCCAGAATACAAGAAGTTTGGCTATGTACCAATGGACGTACTTCCTGAGTCTATTTCTATCACACTTGAATATGCTTACGATGATTTTGCCATTGCAAAAATGTATGAAGCGATGGGTAATACCAGCAAAGCGAAAGACTATTATCGCCGCGCGATGAGCTATAAAAATGTGTTCAATAAAGAAACCGGTTACATGCAAGGGTTAGATTCAAAAGGAAACTGGGATCCCGAATTTGACCCATTTGAAGCAAAATACATGGGCCCTTACACGGAAGGTAACGCTAAGCAATATAGCTTCTATGTACCGCACGATGTTGCTGGCTTGATTGAATTAATGGGTGGTGACGATGAATTTGAAGCGCGTCTTGATGCACTGTTTGATACACACCTTTCTGAAGAGATGATCAAAGAGCACGAAGATATTGCAGGCCTGATTGGTAACTATGCCCATGGTAATGAACCTAGCCATCATATAGCCTATTTATATAACTATGCGGGTAAACCGTGGAGAACCCAAGAGCGTATTCGTCAGATCATGGATACCTTGAGCTCAGACAAACCGGATGGCCTTGCAGGTAATGACGATGTAGGTCAGATGTCTGCTTGGTATATATTCTCAGCGATGGGCTTTTATCCTGTTGCGCCAGGCGACCTAAGCTACGCGATTGGTGCGCCTCAGGTGCCAGAAGTTACGTTGAAACTTGCAAACGGTAAAGCGTTTAAAACCCTTGCTAAAGGTTTCAGTGATAAAAACAAATACATCAAATCCGTTAAATTGAATGGAAAACCGCTTGATCGCAGCTACATCACACATAACGACATTATGAATGGTGGTACATTGGAGTATCAAATGTCCAGCAAGCCTAATAAAGCATGGGGTCAATCCAAAACGCAAAGACCGCCTTCATTGTCGGAGTATAAGTAA
- a CDS encoding ExbD/TolR family protein, whose product MRAPLAKVFQEEEAEEINMTPMLDVVFIMLIFFIVTASFVKEAGIDVNRPEAATAVKKQRANILVAISDTGEIWINKRQVDIRAVQANIERLKAENPQGSVVIQADKKATTDTLIKVMDASRAAGAFDVSIAAQES is encoded by the coding sequence ATGAGAGCACCACTTGCAAAAGTATTCCAAGAAGAAGAAGCAGAAGAAATTAACATGACACCAATGCTGGACGTTGTATTTATCATGCTTATCTTCTTTATTGTAACGGCCTCTTTCGTTAAAGAAGCGGGTATTGATGTTAACCGCCCTGAAGCGGCCACTGCAGTGAAAAAGCAAAGAGCGAATATCCTGGTTGCAATTTCAGATACCGGTGAAATTTGGATTAACAAACGTCAAGTAGACATCCGTGCAGTTCAAGCAAACATTGAGCGTCTTAAAGCGGAAAATCCCCAGGGTAGTGTGGTTATTCAAGCTGATAAAAAGGCAACTACTGACACGCTAATTAAAGTAATGGATGCATCACGCGCAGCTGGCGCATTTGATGTTTCAATTGCAGCACAGGAGTCATAG
- a CDS encoding MotA/TolQ/ExbB proton channel family protein, whose product MVLLLDAINALREFLDTGGQVLLVIGFVTFAMWLLILERFMFVFGKYRGYKNEVLQAWNSRNERNSWNAEQIRQATISRVGIKLNANLPYINVMVALCPLLGLLGTVTGMIEVFDVMAITGSGSARSMASGVSKATIPTMAGMVGALSGVFASTYLQRKAKREVELLEDKMLLDH is encoded by the coding sequence GTGGTTTTATTGCTTGATGCAATTAACGCTTTACGTGAATTCCTTGATACAGGTGGCCAGGTTCTCCTGGTCATCGGCTTCGTAACCTTCGCCATGTGGCTACTTATTCTCGAGCGCTTCATGTTTGTGTTCGGTAAATACAGAGGCTACAAAAACGAAGTCCTACAAGCTTGGAACTCTCGAAATGAGCGTAACAGTTGGAACGCAGAGCAGATAAGACAAGCAACTATCTCTCGCGTGGGGATCAAACTCAACGCCAACTTACCTTACATCAATGTCATGGTGGCACTGTGTCCTTTACTAGGACTCCTAGGTACGGTAACTGGCATGATTGAAGTATTTGATGTCATGGCGATCACCGGATCAGGCAGTGCACGCTCTATGGCATCTGGGGTATCAAAAGCAACTATCCCAACAATGGCAGGCATGGTTGGCGCGCTTTCGGGTGTATTTGCATCGACCTACCTTCAGCGTAAAGCCAAGCGTGAAGTTGAGTTGTTAGAAGATAAAATGCTACTAGACCATTAA
- a CDS encoding basic secretory protein-like protein, giving the protein MVKAGIFLAAITTFASAPFALVNDADNAAARLKPIAFQSDLAWRQFPLPAVSLSKTTKINHFAWQEIDNKVIEQISYNVARLLYKDMESAPKLPTLHIVFEDLKGVAYKEGDFNGATIHISANYMENFSTSHSETESVDELIGILYHEIAHAYQLDDHNYKEIGPIIEGIADVVRLKAGYIPDDTQKPGGNYRDGYKNTAFFIDWLSKQSNRDLLQEINAQLDPHDDITWDWQYFEQSAGVKLDTAWQRYQASLL; this is encoded by the coding sequence ATGGTTAAAGCAGGAATATTTCTTGCGGCTATTACCACATTTGCAAGTGCGCCGTTCGCACTTGTAAATGACGCCGATAATGCCGCAGCACGATTAAAACCGATCGCGTTTCAATCAGACTTAGCATGGCGTCAATTTCCCCTGCCTGCCGTCTCGCTCAGCAAAACAACTAAAATTAACCATTTCGCATGGCAAGAAATTGATAACAAAGTAATAGAGCAGATAAGTTATAACGTGGCTAGATTGCTGTATAAGGATATGGAAAGCGCACCTAAACTACCAACACTCCATATTGTCTTTGAAGACCTAAAAGGGGTTGCATATAAAGAGGGCGACTTTAACGGCGCAACCATCCATATTAGCGCAAACTACATGGAAAACTTTTCTACATCGCACAGCGAAACAGAATCCGTCGACGAACTTATCGGTATTCTCTATCATGAAATTGCCCATGCTTATCAACTAGATGATCATAATTACAAGGAAATAGGGCCAATCATTGAGGGAATAGCGGATGTTGTTAGACTAAAAGCTGGGTATATTCCTGATGACACCCAAAAGCCTGGTGGCAACTATAGAGATGGCTATAAAAATACTGCATTCTTTATCGATTGGTTATCGAAGCAAAGTAACCGAGACCTACTTCAGGAGATCAATGCTCAGTTGGACCCACATGACGACATAACGTGGGACTGGCAATACTTCGAGCAGTCAGCAGGTGTTAAATTAGATACTGCTTGGCAACGTTATCAAGCGTCGTTACTTTAA
- a CDS encoding MotA/TolQ/ExbB proton channel family protein codes for MKFVQKFTKQAIFATTLALTASAHAEQALDLDSLLKTLEQGQTAQTAQNKQREAEFKAQQNNQIQMLNALTGERNQALAKSERLETNFEENEIKLANLSDTLSKRMGTLKELFGVLQQVAGDSSNKFATSVVSAEIKGRDDYMTELAKKMGSTSRLASIEDIEKVWFEMQREMTEQGKVSRFNTEVIVAGGAKQNKEVLRVGAFNLIADGKYLTYNNDTQTLSELTRQPASRFTSTAGELQSAKTGSVDFALDPTGGSILGLLVQAPNTEEQVHQGGAVGYVILGVGLLALLIAIERFVSLMLMGSKINRQLKDSVARDDNPLGRVMKVKEQYPNVAYDTLELKLSEAILREMPKITRNLTLIKIISVVAPLLGLLGTVTGMINTFQAITLFGTGDPKLMAGGISQALVTTVLGLVVAIPTVFLYTLLNTRSRNLLLILQEQSAGIIAERSEKGA; via the coding sequence ATGAAATTCGTACAAAAATTCACTAAACAGGCTATTTTCGCAACAACACTTGCGTTAACCGCATCTGCGCATGCTGAACAAGCATTAGATTTAGATTCGCTACTTAAAACCTTAGAGCAAGGTCAAACGGCACAAACAGCGCAAAACAAACAACGTGAAGCCGAGTTCAAAGCGCAGCAAAACAACCAAATCCAAATGTTGAATGCGTTAACGGGTGAACGTAACCAAGCACTGGCTAAATCTGAACGTCTAGAAACCAATTTCGAAGAAAACGAAATTAAACTGGCCAACCTAAGTGACACTCTTAGCAAGCGTATGGGTACATTAAAAGAGCTATTCGGTGTGCTTCAACAAGTAGCTGGCGATAGTTCGAATAAGTTCGCAACTTCAGTTGTATCAGCTGAAATTAAAGGTCGTGATGATTACATGACTGAGCTTGCGAAAAAGATGGGCTCAACATCGCGTCTTGCATCAATCGAAGACATTGAAAAAGTCTGGTTTGAGATGCAACGTGAAATGACAGAACAAGGTAAAGTATCGCGCTTTAATACCGAAGTTATCGTAGCCGGTGGTGCCAAGCAAAACAAAGAAGTGCTTCGCGTTGGTGCGTTTAACTTAATCGCTGATGGTAAATACTTGACTTACAACAACGATACACAAACGCTTTCTGAACTGACTCGTCAGCCAGCGTCTCGTTTCACCTCAACAGCGGGTGAATTACAAAGTGCGAAGACTGGTTCCGTCGATTTTGCCCTTGACCCAACAGGCGGCTCAATTCTCGGTCTACTAGTACAAGCACCAAATACCGAAGAACAAGTACACCAAGGTGGCGCGGTAGGTTACGTGATCCTAGGTGTTGGTTTACTGGCACTACTTATTGCAATTGAGCGTTTTGTATCACTCATGTTGATGGGTTCTAAAATCAACCGTCAGCTTAAAGATAGTGTTGCGCGTGACGACAACCCGCTAGGTCGTGTGATGAAAGTGAAAGAGCAATACCCAAATGTGGCTTACGATACGCTAGAACTTAAGTTAAGCGAAGCAATCCTTCGTGAGATGCCAAAGATCACTCGTAACCTGACTTTAATCAAAATTATTTCAGTCGTAGCACCTCTACTTGGTCTACTCGGTACAGTGACCGGTATGATCAACACCTTCCAAGCAATCACCTTGTTTGGTACAGGTGACCCTAAACTCATGGCTGGTGGTATTTCTCAGGCCCTTGTAACCACCGTACTTGGTCTGGTTGTCGCTATCCCAACCGTATTCCTTTACACACTACTAAACACGCGTTCTCGTAACTTGCTCCTTATTCTTCAAGAGCAGAGCGCGGGGATCATTGCAGAGCGTAGCGAGAAAGGAGCGTAA
- a CDS encoding tetratricopeptide repeat protein translates to MKMFKKITLISALFSTGLIAPSLISVIPNVNLATAYADSETKTKRVPALREKVYSQLARAQKLADDGKVAEGLAALDSVKERVSSMNSYEVAMMYNFYGFIYYNENKLDKAIESFKAVIAEESIPESLRLSTTFSLAQLAMANNDFESTLSFLDQWKEVNTQAPKSNFYILKAQAQYQLKKYNDAINNINTAIDLVEADGELPKENWLVLQRAIYYSLNQPKKVADVLEKMVTLYDKPQYWIQLGGMYGEIGAEKKQLATFETAKQRGFIKSKSDYMQLAQVYLMNALPFKAAEALDSGIKAGVVEDSAKNLTFIAEAFVQAREDKKSLPFFLAATEKVEHGNLDQRLAEIYLNLEKYDEAADHARLALNKGDLTFESNAYVALGMAQFNLQNFDASILAFEQAEKHKKSANLAKQWIKYVKREKVHAETLKQALL, encoded by the coding sequence ATGAAAATGTTTAAAAAAATTACGTTAATAAGTGCGTTATTTAGCACAGGTTTAATAGCGCCGAGTCTCATTTCGGTCATACCAAATGTTAATTTGGCAACGGCTTATGCTGACTCAGAAACTAAAACCAAGCGTGTGCCCGCGCTACGCGAAAAAGTGTATAGTCAACTGGCCCGCGCGCAAAAACTTGCAGACGACGGTAAAGTTGCAGAGGGCCTCGCCGCATTAGATTCGGTGAAAGAACGCGTTTCGAGTATGAATAGCTACGAAGTGGCAATGATGTATAACTTCTATGGTTTTATTTATTACAACGAGAACAAGCTCGACAAGGCAATCGAATCTTTCAAAGCAGTTATTGCTGAAGAATCTATTCCTGAGTCCCTGCGTCTTTCTACGACATTTAGTTTGGCTCAATTGGCCATGGCAAACAATGATTTTGAAAGTACATTATCATTCCTTGATCAGTGGAAAGAAGTTAATACCCAGGCCCCAAAAAGCAACTTTTATATTTTAAAGGCGCAAGCACAATATCAACTAAAAAAATATAATGATGCGATAAACAATATAAATACTGCGATTGATTTAGTTGAAGCCGACGGTGAACTGCCAAAAGAAAACTGGTTAGTTCTTCAGCGTGCGATATATTACTCATTAAATCAGCCGAAAAAAGTAGCCGATGTTTTAGAGAAAATGGTTACCCTCTATGACAAACCACAATACTGGATCCAGCTTGGCGGTATGTACGGTGAAATTGGTGCCGAGAAAAAACAGCTTGCAACATTTGAAACTGCGAAGCAAAGGGGCTTTATAAAATCAAAATCTGATTATATGCAACTTGCTCAAGTCTATTTAATGAACGCCTTGCCTTTTAAAGCAGCGGAAGCACTCGATAGCGGAATAAAAGCTGGTGTCGTTGAAGACAGCGCCAAAAACTTAACTTTTATCGCAGAAGCGTTCGTTCAAGCAAGAGAAGATAAAAAGTCACTACCTTTCTTCCTAGCTGCAACTGAAAAAGTTGAACATGGCAATTTAGATCAGAGACTTGCAGAGATCTACTTAAATCTTGAAAAGTATGATGAAGCCGCAGATCACGCCCGACTTGCTCTCAATAAAGGTGATTTAACGTTTGAGTCTAACGCCTATGTTGCACTTGGAATGGCACAGTTTAACCTGCAAAACTTTGATGCTTCTATATTGGCCTTCGAACAAGCTGAAAAGCACAAAAAATCAGCAAATCTCGCTAAACAATGGATTAAATATGTGAAGCGAGAAAAAGTTCATGCTGAAACATTAAAACAAGCTTTATTATAA
- a CDS encoding energy transducer TonB, whose amino-acid sequence MRYLIALVIAGIVTFFLFLGMQALIQGGEGAMTDPVKGQVLDFVRLKKEETVEKKERKPQKPPTPKEPPPPMDAPQTQNNNLDATGGNFDFSANVDADVDLAGGLALESSDGEYLPIVKVAPVYPRRALSRGIEGYVIVEFIVTKQGTVRNPVVVSAEPESIFDQAALDAALKFKYKPRVVNGEPVEVAGVQNKISFQING is encoded by the coding sequence ATGCGTTACTTAATTGCTTTAGTAATTGCAGGCATAGTTACCTTTTTCCTTTTCTTGGGTATGCAAGCGCTTATCCAAGGAGGGGAAGGAGCAATGACAGATCCTGTAAAAGGACAAGTACTAGATTTCGTCCGTCTTAAAAAAGAAGAGACGGTGGAGAAAAAAGAGCGTAAGCCACAAAAGCCACCAACACCAAAAGAGCCGCCTCCACCAATGGATGCACCACAAACACAGAACAACAATCTTGACGCAACAGGCGGCAACTTTGATTTCAGTGCCAATGTGGACGCTGACGTAGATTTGGCGGGTGGTTTAGCACTTGAGTCCAGTGATGGTGAATATCTGCCAATCGTTAAAGTTGCGCCGGTATATCCAAGACGTGCGTTATCACGCGGAATTGAGGGGTATGTGATTGTTGAGTTTATTGTAACTAAGCAAGGCACAGTGAGAAACCCTGTTGTAGTAAGCGCCGAACCGGAATCGATCTTTGACCAAGCAGCGCTTGATGCGGCATTGAAATTTAAATACAAACCTCGCGTAGTAAACGGTGAACCGGTTGAAGTTGCGGGTGTTCAAAATAAGATTTCATTTCAAATTAATGGCTAA
- a CDS encoding methyl-accepting chemotaxis protein — protein sequence MFKALKFTTKVTVAASLVLVIVLGLFTVNNFLVMRDQTQARLTLVLQEISSSVSQNIANWLNDRLEIVVSIADGHRADDSTEQIRRRLKTADTAGDFKNVFIGTPDGTFVLDDPSIQLPADFDATSRPWYKLAEQKQDTAFTAPYIDVTTNEFTISAVVPVKQGGRFAGVAGGDIDMSTITEIINEIDFLGFGYGFLLDESGKILSHPDTKLNDKPMSALFGKRLSLNRDFTELEIDGTEKLVSFVKMKGIKNVDWYLGVVINKEIAYSSVSSFRNMAAIYMLLGVIAIVVMLQLLLKYLMRPMYNLNAAIKDIAQGEGDLTRRLVVENQDEFGELSDYFNQFIDKIHASITQVKNTTVTLENVVNSLVAQTQDTLSMYTDQSKRTDSVATAINELSSSAQEISNNATHASELASNANKLSVESQHSLTQNIEEIASLTQKMSQAQDTLDGLDKLSGSIGQVLEVIKGVSEQTNLLALNAAIEAARAGEAGRGFAVVADEVRQLAQRTQESTQEIESTIAQLQQGSASAVAVMKASLEDSARSADRANASGTKMQEVSNSIDAIDGVNHAVASATHQQNTVIQTLDSDIHHISDLSLQGSNNLTATLEECKSLKLQFDELEQMVLKFRV from the coding sequence ATGTTTAAAGCGCTAAAGTTCACCACCAAAGTAACCGTAGCAGCCTCCCTTGTGTTAGTGATTGTGCTCGGCTTATTTACCGTAAACAACTTTCTCGTTATGCGAGACCAAACTCAAGCTCGGCTTACCTTGGTTTTACAAGAGATTTCCAGCTCGGTTTCACAAAATATCGCCAACTGGCTCAATGACAGACTTGAAATCGTGGTCTCCATTGCTGATGGGCATAGAGCTGATGACTCCACTGAACAAATAAGAAGACGGTTAAAAACAGCAGACACGGCGGGGGATTTCAAAAACGTTTTTATTGGCACGCCAGATGGTACATTTGTGTTAGACGATCCAAGTATTCAACTTCCTGCTGATTTTGATGCAACTAGCCGCCCTTGGTACAAGCTCGCGGAGCAAAAACAAGATACCGCATTTACCGCACCTTATATCGACGTTACCACCAACGAATTCACTATTTCTGCCGTTGTACCGGTAAAACAAGGAGGCCGTTTTGCAGGTGTGGCTGGGGGGGACATTGACATGTCAACCATCACAGAAATTATCAATGAAATTGACTTTTTAGGGTTTGGTTACGGTTTTTTACTTGATGAAAGCGGTAAAATACTCAGTCACCCAGATACTAAACTGAATGACAAGCCGATGTCAGCGCTGTTTGGTAAACGCCTGTCATTAAATCGGGATTTCACGGAGCTTGAAATTGATGGCACAGAAAAGCTCGTTTCATTTGTAAAAATGAAAGGCATTAAAAATGTCGACTGGTATCTTGGCGTTGTCATTAATAAAGAAATTGCCTATTCGTCCGTATCTTCTTTTAGAAATATGGCTGCTATCTATATGCTACTTGGCGTGATTGCGATTGTGGTGATGCTACAACTATTGCTCAAGTATCTGATGCGCCCGATGTACAATCTCAACGCGGCCATCAAAGACATAGCCCAAGGTGAAGGTGACCTTACTCGCAGATTAGTCGTAGAAAACCAAGATGAATTTGGCGAGTTATCCGATTATTTCAACCAGTTTATCGATAAAATTCATGCCTCAATTACGCAGGTAAAAAATACCACAGTGACACTTGAAAACGTGGTGAATAGTTTGGTTGCACAAACCCAAGATACCTTATCTATGTATACAGATCAGTCAAAGCGCACCGATAGCGTCGCGACGGCCATCAACGAGCTTTCTTCAAGTGCACAAGAGATCTCAAACAATGCAACCCATGCTTCAGAACTTGCCAGTAACGCCAACAAGCTTTCTGTTGAAAGCCAACATTCACTCACTCAAAATATCGAAGAAATCGCTTCACTAACACAAAAAATGTCTCAAGCGCAAGACACGCTGGATGGGTTAGATAAACTCTCAGGCAGCATCGGGCAAGTGCTTGAAGTGATTAAAGGAGTTAGCGAACAAACCAACTTACTGGCGTTAAATGCAGCCATTGAAGCAGCCAGGGCAGGTGAGGCTGGACGTGGATTCGCTGTCGTTGCCGATGAAGTAAGGCAATTGGCACAGCGCACGCAAGAGTCAACGCAAGAAATCGAAAGCACTATTGCACAACTACAACAAGGTTCGGCTTCAGCTGTGGCTGTAATGAAAGCAAGTTTAGAAGACTCAGCAAGAAGCGCCGATAGAGCTAATGCTTCAGGTACTAAAATGCAAGAAGTGAGCAATTCGATTGATGCCATAGACGGCGTTAACCATGCAGTTGCCAGCGCCACACACCAGCAAAACACCGTTATCCAAACATTAGATAGCGACATTCATCATATTAGTGACCTCAGCCTGCAAGGCAGCAATAACCTAACCGCAACCCTTGAAGAATGTAAGTCATTGAAACTACAGTTCGACGAATTAGAACAAATGGTGCTCAAGTTTAGAGTCTAA
- a CDS encoding DUF3450 domain-containing protein, producing MKCVNHLLIAGMLATASAGATELNQAMDKSAAINESALKSQGKIDGIADDMQSRLQKFKTLNKEIDGLSVYNAQLEKQIKNQLEEMAAINTSMDQVSVIERQITPLMMRMITGLKQFVELDVPFLPKERAERITQLTNLMDRADISSSEKFRRVLEAYQVEVDYGRTIEAYTSLLDVNGQEREVDFLRIGRLELLYVTKDGSQAGFWNKDSNAFDALPDTNISQINKGIRIARKQLAPDMLTLPVQAAE from the coding sequence ATGAAGTGCGTTAACCACTTGCTTATAGCAGGTATGCTAGCAACGGCCTCTGCCGGAGCAACAGAATTAAATCAAGCGATGGACAAAAGTGCAGCTATCAATGAATCTGCATTAAAGTCTCAAGGGAAAATTGATGGTATTGCAGACGATATGCAGTCTCGTTTGCAAAAGTTCAAGACGTTGAACAAAGAAATCGATGGCCTATCTGTTTACAACGCTCAATTAGAAAAACAAATCAAAAACCAACTTGAAGAAATGGCGGCAATTAACACCTCTATGGATCAGGTTTCGGTGATCGAGCGTCAAATCACACCTCTCATGATGCGCATGATCACAGGTCTGAAGCAGTTCGTTGAATTAGATGTGCCTTTCCTTCCCAAAGAGCGTGCTGAGCGTATTACACAGTTAACTAACTTGATGGACCGTGCTGATATTTCATCAAGCGAAAAGTTCCGCCGCGTACTTGAAGCTTACCAAGTTGAAGTTGACTACGGTCGCACTATCGAAGCTTACACCTCTTTACTTGACGTGAATGGACAAGAACGTGAAGTAGATTTCCTACGAATTGGTCGTCTTGAGCTGCTTTATGTCACAAAAGATGGCAGCCAAGCTGGTTTTTGGAACAAAGACAGTAACGCTTTTGACGCATTACCAGATACCAACATCAGCCAAATCAATAAAGGCATTCGCATCGCACGTAAGCAGTTAGCACCTGACATGTTAACGCTTCCAGTTCAGGCTGCAGAGTAA